A genomic segment from Leptolyngbya boryana PCC 6306 encodes:
- a CDS encoding YciI family protein, translating to MPKYVVWGSYCDDVLEKRTPYRQAHLDGLAKQKENGILVTIGPTKDVTKVFGIYEAENEAIVRNLIESDPYWQNQIWTEYDVKEWIQAI from the coding sequence GTGCCGAAATATGTTGTTTGGGGAAGCTACTGTGACGATGTTCTGGAGAAAAGAACGCCCTATCGTCAGGCTCATTTAGATGGGTTAGCGAAGCAAAAAGAAAATGGGATTTTAGTGACGATCGGACCGACGAAAGATGTAACGAAAGTGTTTGGCATCTATGAAGCGGAGAATGAAGCGATCGTTCGGAATCTGATCGAGTCTGATCCGTATTGGCAGAATCAGATCTGGACGGAGTATGACGTGAAGGAGTGGATTCAGGCGATTTAG
- the atpA gene encoding F0F1 ATP synthase subunit alpha → MAAIRPDEISNIIRQQIETYDQGVKVQNVGTVLQVGDGIARIYGLEKCMAGELVQFEDGSVGMALNLEEDNVGAVLMSDGRSIQEGSSVTATGKIAQIPVGEAMVGRVVDALARPLDGKGDIQTTETRLIESPAPGIIARKSVCEPMQTGITAIDSMIPIGRGQRELIIGDRQTGKTSVAVDTILNQAGEDVICVYVAVGQKASTVANIVQVLQDRGAMEYTIVVAANANDPATLQYFAPYTGAALAEYFMYKGKATLVIYDDLSKQAQAYRQMSLLLRRPPGREAYPGDVFYVHSRLLERAAKLSDELGGGSMTALPIIETQAGDVSAYIPTNVISITDGQIFLSSDLFNAGLRPAVNAGISVSRVGSAAQTKAMKKVAGKVKLELAQFAELEAFAQFASDLDKATQNQLARGVRLREILKQPQYSPLSVAEQVAVIYSGINGYLDDIPVDKVTTFVKNLRDYLKTGKPKYVEIVQGQKALTDEAEALLKEAITETKQTLLAAA, encoded by the coding sequence ATGGCAGCAATCAGACCAGACGAAATTAGCAACATTATTCGCCAGCAGATCGAAACGTACGATCAAGGCGTGAAAGTCCAAAATGTCGGAACCGTCTTGCAGGTCGGTGACGGGATTGCTCGGATCTATGGCTTGGAAAAGTGCATGGCGGGTGAACTCGTGCAATTTGAAGATGGTTCTGTCGGTATGGCGCTGAACCTTGAAGAAGATAACGTCGGTGCGGTATTGATGTCCGACGGTCGTTCGATTCAAGAAGGAAGCTCTGTTACGGCGACCGGAAAAATTGCGCAAATCCCAGTCGGGGAAGCTATGGTTGGTCGTGTGGTTGACGCTTTGGCGCGTCCTCTTGATGGAAAGGGCGATATCCAAACGACCGAGACTCGCTTAATCGAATCTCCTGCACCCGGTATCATCGCGCGGAAATCCGTGTGTGAGCCGATGCAAACCGGAATTACCGCGATCGACTCGATGATTCCAATCGGTCGGGGACAGCGTGAGTTGATCATTGGTGACCGTCAAACCGGAAAAACTTCCGTTGCGGTTGACACGATTCTGAACCAAGCTGGCGAAGACGTAATTTGCGTTTACGTTGCAGTGGGTCAAAAAGCTTCCACCGTGGCAAACATTGTCCAAGTGTTGCAAGACCGTGGCGCGATGGAATACACGATCGTTGTTGCAGCAAACGCAAACGATCCGGCAACTCTGCAATACTTCGCACCTTACACGGGTGCAGCTTTGGCTGAGTACTTCATGTACAAAGGCAAAGCAACCTTGGTTATCTATGATGACTTGTCGAAGCAAGCTCAGGCTTATCGCCAAATGTCGCTGTTGCTGCGTCGTCCGCCGGGTCGTGAAGCTTATCCTGGAGACGTATTCTACGTTCACTCTCGCTTGCTTGAGCGTGCAGCGAAGCTCAGCGATGAGTTGGGTGGCGGTAGCATGACCGCATTGCCGATCATTGAAACCCAAGCGGGTGACGTATCGGCATACATTCCGACCAACGTGATTTCGATTACCGATGGTCAAATCTTCTTGTCGTCTGACTTGTTTAACGCAGGTCTGCGTCCGGCAGTAAACGCGGGTATTTCGGTATCTCGTGTTGGATCGGCAGCGCAAACCAAGGCGATGAAGAAAGTGGCAGGTAAGGTGAAACTTGAGCTTGCACAGTTCGCTGAATTGGAAGCATTTGCACAATTTGCGTCTGACTTGGATAAAGCGACTCAGAACCAATTGGCTCGCGGTGTCCGTCTACGTGAAATCCTGAAACAGCCTCAGTACTCGCCGCTGTCTGTCGCTGAGCAAGTTGCTGTGATCTACTCTGGAATTAACGGCTACTTGGATGACATCCCAGTTGATAAGGTGACGACGTTTGTTAAGAACTTGCGTGACTACCTGAAGACGGGTAAGCCGAAGTATGTGGAAATCGTTCAAGGTCAGAAGGCATTGACCGATGAAGCGGAAGCGCTATTGAAAGAAGCGATTACCGAAACGAAGCAAACCTTGTTGGCTGCTGCGTAA
- a CDS encoding DUF928 domain-containing protein, with the protein MASDFSKLKRVNPIFLFGIGTLSFTILQSLLPLDLPLPSPLNSLQPAPANAQYKPPKRSGFRSSEGTGTREDALRLCGQRKTASFTTLAPTNHIGETISSRPTLFWYLSSRQTVELKLMEPGVQKPVYVTTVQVDKPGIVPFELPKTAPELVPEKVYRWSIAIVCEDGTKDALKMTLIRRVAPTPEVKQQLAIAKSDQNRGQIYAAQGLWYDAVTMFSKAIAANPKDRTAPDKLLSLLDQGGFAKITEQERKKSNR; encoded by the coding sequence ATGGCTTCTGATTTCTCTAAACTCAAACGAGTTAACCCGATATTCTTGTTTGGAATTGGGACACTTTCTTTCACTATCCTACAAAGTTTATTGCCGCTAGATCTCCCCCTACCTAGTCCTCTCAATTCATTGCAACCTGCCCCCGCGAATGCTCAATACAAGCCCCCTAAACGTTCGGGCTTCAGAAGTAGCGAAGGCACGGGAACGCGAGAAGACGCATTACGCCTCTGTGGTCAGCGTAAAACAGCTTCTTTTACTACTCTTGCACCAACTAATCATATCGGAGAAACTATCTCATCCCGTCCAACCTTATTCTGGTATCTATCCAGTCGCCAAACTGTGGAACTTAAGCTCATGGAGCCAGGAGTGCAAAAGCCTGTATATGTGACCACAGTACAAGTAGATAAGCCTGGTATTGTCCCATTTGAATTACCGAAAACTGCGCCTGAGCTAGTTCCTGAAAAAGTTTATCGCTGGTCGATCGCTATTGTTTGCGAAGATGGCACAAAGGATGCTTTGAAGATGACATTGATCCGACGGGTTGCACCGACTCCAGAGGTAAAACAGCAATTGGCGATCGCGAAATCCGATCAGAATCGCGGTCAAATCTACGCAGCCCAAGGTCTGTGGTACGACGCAGTCACGATGTTCTCGAAAGCGATTGCGGCGAATCCCAAAGATCGAACGGCTCCTGACAAACTCTTATCACTGCTCGATCAAGGAGGATTTGCAAAGATTACGGAACAGGAGCGCAAAAAAAGCAACCGATAG
- a CDS encoding F0F1 ATP synthase subunit gamma, which yields MPNLKAIRDRIQSVKNTKKITEAMRLVAAAKVRRAQEQVTATRPFADRLAQVLYGLQARLKFEEADLPLLRKRDVGTVGLLVISGDRGLCGGYNANVIRRAEIRAKELKAEGIDYKMVIVGRKATQYFQRRDYPIVESYAGLEQIPTAAEAAQIADVVLSQFLSESVDRVELIYTKFVSLIASRPVVQTLLPLDPQGLEVADDEIFRLTTRGGQFQVERERVSAPEVQSFPQDMIFEQDPVQILDALLPLYLNNQLLRALQEAAASELAARMTAMNNASDNAKNLIGSLTLSYNKARQAAITQELLEVVAGADALN from the coding sequence ATGCCTAACCTAAAAGCGATTCGCGACCGGATTCAGTCGGTTAAGAACACAAAAAAAATTACAGAAGCAATGCGGCTTGTGGCAGCCGCGAAAGTGCGTCGAGCACAAGAGCAAGTCACGGCGACTCGTCCTTTTGCCGATCGCTTAGCGCAAGTGCTTTACGGCTTGCAAGCTCGATTGAAGTTTGAAGAAGCTGACTTACCGCTGTTGAGAAAGCGGGATGTTGGTACTGTTGGTTTATTAGTCATTTCGGGCGATCGCGGATTGTGCGGTGGCTACAACGCTAACGTTATCCGTCGGGCTGAAATTCGTGCGAAGGAACTGAAAGCCGAAGGCATTGACTACAAAATGGTCATTGTCGGTCGTAAAGCAACTCAATATTTCCAACGTCGGGATTATCCGATCGTGGAAAGCTATGCTGGACTCGAACAGATTCCGACCGCAGCAGAAGCAGCTCAGATCGCCGATGTGGTCTTATCTCAGTTCTTGTCGGAAAGTGTCGATCGAGTTGAGCTAATCTACACGAAATTCGTTTCCTTGATTGCGTCTCGTCCGGTCGTTCAAACGCTGCTACCGCTTGATCCGCAAGGATTGGAAGTTGCAGATGACGAGATCTTCCGCTTGACGACTCGTGGCGGTCAGTTCCAAGTCGAACGTGAGAGAGTGTCCGCTCCTGAAGTTCAGTCTTTCCCACAAGACATGATCTTCGAGCAAGATCCAGTACAAATTCTCGACGCATTGCTGCCGTTGTATCTGAATAACCAATTGCTGCGGGCGCTGCAAGAAGCGGCGGCTAGTGAGTTGGCGGCTCGAATGACGGCGATGAATAACGCGAGTGATAACGCGAAGAATTTGATTGGTTCGTTGACATTGTCTTACAACAAGGCACGTCAAGCAGCAATTACTCAAGAACTGCTTGAAGTCGTTGCGGGTGCAGATGCACTGAACTAG
- a CDS encoding CHASE2 domain-containing protein yields MPLPLAKIIRKFHVLWITIPSVAGLIVLLRVAGALQSLEWMAFDQYVRLRPQEATDDRVIIVGVNENDIRQLKRYPFDDATFAKLLMKIKQQQPRAIGLDIYRDLPVEPGHSELAKVFQTTPNLIGIEKRGGSTEVEVAPPPILKQRNQTASNDVVLDGDGKLRRGLLYWTSPNGEESLESLGLRLAMLYLEAQGITSQPAKTNSQYLQLGHGIFPIFEPSDGSYVSADAGGYQILLNYRGASGKFRTVSLMDVLQDRLPADLMRDSQGQPFRGKIVLIGVTARSLKDVFYTPYSGDSITTPERMAGVEVQANLASQIISAAIDGRSGFQVWTDAMEAVWILLWSGVGTGLGWMVRSPRWAVAGTVISVGGLGLGSFAAFVFSWWIPVVPPALALLTSAMVVTVHIAHSERRDRQTVMNLFGRYVTPTIAETIWRDRDQLLSQGRLRGQKLTATVLFTDIKNFSTIAERFDPETLMIWLNEYMEAMTEVVLKHGAVVDKFIGDAIMAVFGVPIARKTSKDIAHDAYSAVQCAIEMSAALAALNQRWAQQGHPTIQMRVGISTGTVVTGSLGGQQRMDYTAIGDSVNVAARLESFDKSIEGGLCRILISEETFTLVEGQFPVQAVGTVQLKGREQPTNVYQVLWEPSKSGRGRV; encoded by the coding sequence ATGCCTCTACCACTTGCTAAAATCATCCGAAAATTTCATGTGCTTTGGATCACAATTCCTAGCGTGGCAGGATTAATCGTGCTTCTGCGGGTTGCTGGGGCATTACAATCTTTAGAATGGATGGCATTTGATCAATATGTTCGGCTGCGTCCCCAAGAAGCAACTGACGATCGCGTCATTATTGTAGGCGTAAACGAAAATGATATCCGGCAACTTAAACGTTATCCGTTTGATGATGCTACCTTTGCCAAACTGTTGATGAAAATTAAGCAGCAACAGCCGCGAGCGATCGGTTTAGATATCTATCGGGATCTGCCAGTAGAGCCAGGACATTCAGAGCTAGCTAAAGTATTCCAGACAACCCCTAACCTGATAGGCATTGAAAAACGAGGCGGAAGTACAGAAGTCGAGGTTGCACCTCCCCCCATTCTGAAACAGCGCAATCAAACTGCTTCAAACGATGTAGTCCTTGATGGCGATGGGAAACTGCGCCGAGGTCTACTGTATTGGACAAGTCCCAATGGAGAAGAATCTTTAGAAAGTTTGGGATTACGCCTTGCAATGCTCTATTTAGAAGCTCAAGGAATTACATCTCAACCAGCGAAAACCAATTCACAGTATCTCCAGCTTGGGCATGGGATCTTTCCTATTTTTGAGCCAAGCGATGGGAGCTATGTCTCGGCGGATGCAGGCGGCTATCAAATCTTGCTGAACTATCGAGGCGCTTCTGGCAAGTTCCGCACGGTGTCACTGATGGACGTGCTTCAAGACCGACTGCCTGCTGATCTCATGCGTGATTCGCAAGGACAGCCCTTCCGAGGCAAAATTGTTTTGATTGGAGTGACAGCTCGAAGTCTTAAAGATGTCTTTTACACTCCCTATAGCGGCGACTCGATCACGACTCCAGAGAGAATGGCGGGGGTTGAGGTACAGGCAAATTTAGCGAGTCAAATTATCAGTGCTGCGATCGACGGACGATCTGGCTTCCAAGTTTGGACAGATGCAATGGAGGCAGTTTGGATTCTGCTGTGGTCGGGGGTTGGAACAGGCTTAGGCTGGATGGTGCGATCGCCGCGTTGGGCAGTAGCAGGCACAGTCATTTCTGTCGGAGGGCTAGGACTCGGAAGCTTTGCAGCATTCGTGTTTTCCTGGTGGATTCCGGTTGTCCCACCTGCCTTAGCGCTGCTCACGTCTGCGATGGTCGTCACGGTTCACATTGCCCACTCCGAGCGGCGCGATCGCCAAACTGTGATGAATCTCTTTGGGCGATATGTGACTCCAACGATTGCTGAGACGATTTGGCGCGATCGCGATCAACTGCTTTCCCAAGGTCGCCTGCGGGGACAAAAACTCACTGCAACGGTACTATTTACCGATATTAAAAACTTCAGCACGATTGCCGAACGGTTCGACCCTGAAACGCTGATGATCTGGCTCAATGAATACATGGAAGCGATGACGGAAGTGGTGTTGAAGCATGGGGCAGTGGTCGATAAATTTATTGGAGATGCGATTATGGCAGTCTTTGGTGTGCCGATCGCTCGTAAAACTAGTAAAGATATTGCTCATGATGCGTACAGTGCTGTGCAATGCGCGATCGAAATGTCCGCTGCACTAGCTGCACTGAATCAACGCTGGGCACAGCAAGGACATCCCACGATTCAAATGCGGGTAGGTATCTCGACAGGCACAGTCGTTACAGGCAGCTTAGGTGGTCAGCAGCGCATGGACTATACCGCGATCGGCGATAGTGTTAACGTAGCAGCACGGCTTGAAAGTTTTGATAAATCGATCGAGGGTGGACTCTGCCGAATTTTAATCAGTGAAGAGACCTTTACGCTGGTTGAAGGTCAATTTCCAGTGCAAGCCGTTGGGACAGTTCAACTAAAAGGGCGGGAGCAACCGACGAACGTTTATCAAGTTTTATGGGAACCCTCGAAGAGTGGGCGTGGAAGAGTTTAG
- the atpH gene encoding ATP synthase F1 subunit delta, with the protein MAESILTSEVLEPYAQALMSLGQSNDLVDRFGEDVTNILDTLNASEDLKAFITNPLAKGDLKKAVLAQVFGEAVHPFTRNFLMLLVDRRRVMFLEGICQQYQKLLRKLKQAVLAEVTSTVELNDDQKNAVRDKVKALTNASSVDIETKIDPDLIGGVIIKVGSQVIDASLRGQLRRITLRLTSAT; encoded by the coding sequence ATGGCAGAAAGTATTTTGACCTCTGAGGTTTTAGAACCTTACGCTCAGGCGTTGATGTCTTTAGGACAGTCGAATGATTTAGTCGATCGCTTTGGCGAAGATGTGACGAACATTCTCGACACGCTGAATGCTTCTGAAGACTTAAAAGCTTTTATCACGAATCCTTTGGCAAAAGGTGATCTCAAGAAAGCAGTGCTCGCCCAGGTTTTTGGGGAAGCTGTGCATCCGTTTACTCGGAACTTCTTGATGTTACTGGTCGATCGACGACGAGTGATGTTCCTCGAAGGCATCTGTCAGCAATATCAGAAACTCTTGCGGAAATTGAAGCAAGCAGTTTTGGCAGAAGTCACTTCGACGGTTGAACTGAACGACGATCAGAAGAATGCGGTTCGCGACAAAGTGAAAGCTCTGACCAACGCGAGTTCAGTGGATATCGAAACCAAAATCGATCCTGATCTTATTGGTGGCGTAATTATCAAGGTTGGTTCACAGGTGATTGATGCGAGTCTACGTGGTCAACTGCGTCGGATTACGCTACGCCTGACCAGTGCGACCTAA
- a CDS encoding CHAT domain-containing tetratricopeptide repeat protein → MLLKKISFSICFTLLFIWQPLSCQQFAAISAERQSEKIAQSKQITQTSAQPLTLYQPLQRLQWEGETSKTGIAYFPIEGLPDISVSEADLDIARRSQDPKLVAKTLAALGLSHHLQGEYDKAIDYYQQALNIARNLDSTLETTLLGNLGLAHVQSGNYYAEAVDYLAQYLTAAQDRKKLQAFGNLANAYFGTDLYVKAIELHQKRLTLSRKFKDQVSEAKTFSDLGMVYQALGERAKAIQYQEQALTLAQNIKNQSIESLALGNLGVIYQSQRNYAKSTEYQQKRLTLTRQSQDLRGEAEALGNLGGIAYFQGNYQEAIAQYEQAWNIAWNKLRDADLIYRIRGNQGLIYAQMGNSDKALEFYGQYLRYAASRSNRREEGIARINAAAVRFQSGNLDAAAKNLQAAIETWESLRSRLGNNDSFKVSIFETQNAPYSNLQSVLVAQNQPEAALEISERGRARAFAELLDRRLSGLSSRKETPRSPLASLTIAQIKQIAQKRRATLVEYSIIPAQFNVNGKLETRESELLIWVIQPTGTVTLRRVDLKPLWQCQDAQPCAPEELSDIVSLGRATLNEDSQATQDAAHPLRRLHELLIQPISDLLPQDPNAQVVFVPHRSLLLVPFTALQDAKGKFLIEQHTISISPSIQVLDLTDQLRKKLDTVSQKQTEKQLSEALIIGNPVMPKVVTEVGEPPEQLPPLPGSEQEAKAISQMLKSSALVGEAATKSNVLQRMNRARLIHLATHGLMGDFVGLGVPGAIALAPDTIATGKPSLEENGLLTANEIFDLKLNAELVVLSACNTGRGRITGDGVVGLSRALIAAQVPSVVVSLWAVPDEATALLMTEFYRNLQQQPNKAQALRQAMLTTMKQYPAPLNWAAFMLIGETH, encoded by the coding sequence ATGTTACTCAAGAAAATTAGCTTCTCGATCTGTTTTACGCTTCTCTTCATCTGGCAACCTTTATCTTGTCAACAGTTCGCAGCAATCAGTGCAGAGCGCCAATCTGAAAAAATCGCTCAATCCAAACAAATTACACAGACGAGCGCGCAGCCTCTCACACTTTATCAACCCCTCCAGCGCTTGCAATGGGAAGGAGAAACGAGCAAAACTGGAATTGCTTACTTTCCCATTGAGGGATTGCCAGACATCTCTGTTTCTGAAGCTGATCTAGACATCGCTCGTCGATCGCAAGACCCGAAGCTAGTGGCTAAAACATTAGCTGCTTTGGGATTATCACATCATCTTCAGGGTGAATATGACAAAGCGATCGACTACTATCAGCAAGCCTTAAACATTGCCCGCAACCTAGATTCAACCTTAGAAACAACATTACTAGGTAATTTAGGACTCGCGCATGTACAGTCTGGAAATTACTATGCTGAGGCTGTGGATTATTTAGCCCAGTATTTAACTGCTGCTCAAGATCGTAAAAAACTCCAAGCCTTCGGCAATCTAGCAAACGCCTATTTTGGAACAGACTTATATGTAAAAGCGATCGAGCTTCACCAAAAACGTCTTACCTTATCTCGAAAATTCAAGGATCAAGTCAGCGAAGCTAAAACATTCAGCGATCTGGGCATGGTCTATCAAGCACTCGGAGAACGTGCCAAAGCAATTCAGTATCAAGAACAAGCGCTAACCTTAGCGCAGAACATCAAAAATCAATCGATAGAATCACTGGCGTTGGGAAATTTAGGCGTGATTTACCAATCACAACGCAACTATGCCAAATCAACTGAATACCAGCAGAAACGCCTCACCCTTACCCGTCAGTCTCAAGACCTACGAGGAGAAGCAGAAGCGTTAGGAAATTTGGGCGGAATTGCTTATTTTCAGGGAAATTATCAAGAAGCGATCGCTCAATATGAGCAAGCCTGGAACATTGCTTGGAACAAACTGCGCGATGCCGATCTGATCTATCGAATTCGCGGCAATCAAGGGCTGATCTACGCACAAATGGGCAACTCTGATAAAGCATTAGAGTTCTACGGACAATATCTTCGTTACGCTGCTTCCCGGAGCAATCGACGAGAGGAAGGAATTGCCAGGATTAATGCTGCCGCAGTTCGGTTTCAATCTGGGAACTTAGACGCTGCCGCGAAAAATCTTCAAGCGGCGATTGAGACTTGGGAATCACTGCGATCGCGACTCGGCAACAATGATAGCTTCAAAGTCTCTATCTTTGAAACTCAGAATGCACCTTATAGCAATCTCCAAAGTGTTCTCGTCGCTCAAAATCAACCCGAAGCTGCCCTCGAAATTTCTGAGCGAGGACGTGCCCGCGCCTTTGCCGAACTCCTCGATCGCCGTCTTTCTGGACTTTCTTCCCGAAAAGAAACGCCGCGATCTCCCCTTGCCTCTTTGACGATCGCGCAAATCAAACAAATTGCTCAAAAGCGCCGCGCGACTCTAGTTGAATACTCGATCATTCCTGCACAGTTCAACGTGAATGGCAAACTAGAAACACGCGAGTCAGAGCTATTGATCTGGGTGATTCAACCGACCGGAACTGTCACTTTACGTCGCGTTGATCTCAAACCGCTTTGGCAATGTCAGGATGCTCAGCCTTGTGCTCCTGAAGAACTCTCTGATATCGTTTCGCTAGGTCGAGCAACGCTAAATGAGGACAGTCAAGCTACTCAAGATGCTGCACATCCCTTACGACGGCTGCATGAACTCTTGATTCAACCGATCTCAGATCTGCTTCCCCAAGATCCGAATGCCCAAGTTGTCTTTGTGCCGCATCGATCGCTCCTGCTCGTGCCGTTTACTGCCTTGCAAGATGCAAAAGGCAAATTCTTGATTGAGCAGCACACTATTTCGATCTCACCTTCGATTCAAGTTCTCGATCTAACGGATCAATTAAGAAAAAAACTAGACACCGTTAGTCAGAAACAAACAGAGAAACAATTAAGCGAAGCTCTGATTATTGGCAATCCGGTCATGCCAAAAGTCGTGACTGAGGTAGGAGAACCCCCTGAACAACTACCGCCTTTACCCGGATCAGAGCAAGAAGCAAAAGCGATCTCTCAAATGCTCAAGTCTTCGGCATTAGTTGGCGAAGCTGCAACAAAATCGAACGTCCTGCAACGCATGAATCGCGCTCGTTTGATTCATCTTGCGACTCACGGCTTGATGGGTGATTTTGTTGGATTAGGAGTACCAGGTGCGATCGCGCTTGCACCAGATACGATCGCCACCGGAAAGCCTTCTTTAGAAGAAAACGGATTGCTGACTGCAAATGAAATTTTTGATCTCAAGCTGAATGCTGAACTCGTTGTTCTCAGTGCATGCAACACCGGACGAGGTAGAATCACCGGAGATGGAGTCGTCGGATTATCTCGTGCCTTGATTGCTGCCCAAGTCCCAAGTGTTGTCGTTTCGCTGTGGGCAGTCCCCGATGAAGCAACTGCATTACTCATGACGGAGTTTTATCGAAATTTGCAGCAACAACCGAATAAAGCTCAAGCCTTACGCCAAGCAATGTTGACGACCATGAAGCAATATCCTGCTCCCTTAAATTGGGCAGCATTCATGCTCATTGGCGAAACACATTAG
- a CDS encoding F0F1 ATP synthase subunit B, producing the protein MEMYLRLASGVIHPILAEAEGGGFGLNFDILETNLINLSIVIAIVVYFGRGFLSKALGERRAAIEQAISEAESRKKTAAAALAEQQQKLAQAQQEAAKIRSDAEVAAKKSADEILAKAEQDIVRMRETAAADISSEQERIINELRQRVAAMALERASGELPNRLNDESQQRLVDRSIALLSEG; encoded by the coding sequence GCCAGCGGAGTGATTCATCCGATTTTGGCAGAAGCAGAGGGGGGCGGTTTCGGATTAAACTTCGATATCCTCGAAACCAACCTGATTAACCTCAGCATCGTTATTGCGATAGTGGTATATTTTGGACGCGGTTTTCTCAGTAAAGCACTGGGCGAACGGCGTGCCGCGATCGAGCAGGCAATCTCTGAAGCGGAAAGCCGGAAAAAGACTGCTGCTGCAGCATTGGCAGAGCAGCAACAGAAATTGGCTCAAGCTCAACAAGAGGCAGCAAAGATTCGATCCGATGCTGAAGTTGCCGCGAAGAAGTCGGCAGACGAAATTCTTGCAAAGGCTGAACAAGACATCGTTCGGATGCGGGAAACGGCTGCGGCGGATATTTCTTCCGAGCAAGAACGCATCATCAACGAATTGCGTCAACGAGTGGCAGCGATGGCACTGGAACGCGCATCTGGCGAATTGCCAAATCGGTTGAATGATGAATCGCAGCAGAGATTAGTCGATCGCAGTATTGCGTTATTGAGCGAGGGTTAA